A single region of the Coregonus clupeaformis isolate EN_2021a chromosome 40, ASM2061545v1, whole genome shotgun sequence genome encodes:
- the LOC123482896 gene encoding ATP synthase subunit a-like — MLFLFLLFLLFLFLLFLLFLLFLFLFFLFLLFLLFLFLLFLLFLFLLFLLFLFLLFLLFLFLLFLLFLFLLFLFLLFLFLLFLLFLLFLFLLFLLFLLFLLFLFLLFLLFLFLLFLFLLFLLFLFLLFLFLLFMFLLFLFLLFLLFLFLLFLFLLFLLFLFLLFLFLLFLSPLYQPLLALTVQHISYAPVLLPSSGPP, encoded by the coding sequence AtgttgttcctgttcctgttgttCCTGTTGTTCCTGTTCCTGCTGTTCCTGTTGTTCCtgttgttcctgttcctgttttTCCTGTTCCTGCTGTTCCtgttgttcctgttcctgttgttcctgttgttcctgttcctgttgttCCTGTTGTTCCTGTTCCTGCTGTTCCTGTTGTTCCTGTTCCTGCTGTTCCtgttgttcctgttcctgttgttCCTGTTCCTGCTTTTCCTGTTCCTGTTGTTCCTGTTGTTCCTGTTGTTCCTGTTTCTGCTGTTCCTGTTGTTCCTGTTGTTCCTGCTGTTCCTGTTCCTGCTGTTCCtgctgttcctgttcctgttgttCCTGTTCCTGCTGTTCCTGTTGTTCCTGTTCCTGCTGTTCCTGTTCCTGCTGTTCATGTTCCTGCTGTTCCTGTTCCTGCTGTTCCTGTTGTTCCTGTTCCtgctgttcctgttcctgttgttCCTGTTGTTCCTGTTCCtgctgttcctgttcctgttgttCCTGTCCCCATTGTACCAGCCTTTACTAGCCCTCACAGTTCAACACATAAGCTATGCTCCTGTTTTACTGCCCTCATCAGGGCCGCCCTAG